In Deltaproteobacteria bacterium, the sequence GGGGTAGTCCTGCCGGGCGGCTTCCAGGTTTCCCAGCCCATAGTTGATATTCTGACCGCTGGCCCTGAAGACCCGGGAAAACAGCTGCCGCCACGTATCCATCAGATGGAACATTCTTTTCAGGAATTCGTTGACCCTGTCTCCTGGAAAATCTTCCAGGCCTTCATATATCGCGTCCAGTGAGGCCATGGAGTCAATTTCAGCGGCCAGCTCTTCTTTGGCCGGGACGCCTTTTGCAGGCAGGTCAGGGTCCCGGCCGTACAGGTCCAGGATAAAGAGGGCCGGGTAGCGCGGGCCCAGCTTTTCATGGGCCTGGTCATAGGTTCCGGTCAGGATAAAATCGAGGCCCGGTGCTGCCGGGACAATGTTCTTTGCAAACACCTCGAGTTCAAAGGCCGAATCGTCAATAAAACAAAACACGGGCCGCATAGGTTTTCCTCTTTTGGTGATTTATCTAAAAACGAATGAAACAGGGGCCTCACCGACTGGTAATTTTTCGATCTCTATAGCCTGGAGCGGCGTTTGGTTGAGTCAATATTATCCAATGACGCGGATGAGGTCAATCAATCTTTATTATTGAACCAAAAGATGTAGGTCAGGGTGCAAAGCTAGCTGACATAAAACTTAACAAGCTGCCTTCCCAGGTGTTATACTAACCATTAAATCTGTTGGCCAGAAGGAGAGACGATGTTTCACGTCGCGGACTTTGAGGCGGTTAAAGGCGGAGAGGTGGTGGACGTTTATTTTACTCGGACGAAGCAAATCCTCGAGGCCAAAGGGATTGACGTCCGGGTCAAGGCTGAGTTCATATGTAAGGGTTTACCGGCCGGTTGGGAGTGGGCGGTTCTGGCCGGGCTGGAGGAGGCCTTGAGCCTGCTCTCTGATTTCGAGGTCAAGGTTCGGGCCATGCCTGAAGGGACCGTGTTTCGGTCTTTCGAGCCGGTCATGGAGATTGAGGGCCGATACCTGGAATTCGGCCATCTGGAGACGGCTGTTTTAGGCCTGATCTGCCAGGCTTCGGGCGTGGCGACCATGGCCGCTCGCTGCCGCAAGGCGGCCGGAGACAGTAGTCTCTTCAGCTTTGGGGCCAGGCGCATGCATCCGGCTCTGGCGCCGATGCTGGAGCGCAACGCCTGGATAGGCGGGTGCGACGGCGTGGCCGTCGGTCTGGGCGCGGCCCTGGTGGGCCAGGAGCCGGTGGGCACCATGCCTCACGCCTTGATCCTCATTATGGGCGATACCCTGGCGGCCACCGAAGCCTTTGACGAGGTCATTGATCCGTCTGTGCAGCGCATCAGCCTCATAGACACCTTTCAGGACGAAAAATTCGAGGCCTTGAGGGTAGCCGAGGCCATGGGGGACCGCCTTTGGGGCATCAGGCTCGACACCCCTGGTTCGCGGCGCGGCAATATGGCGAGGATTGTGGAGGAGGTTCGCTGGGAGCTCGAACTGGCCGGGCATCCTGACGTCAAGATCGCGGTCAGCGGCGGTTTG encodes:
- a CDS encoding nicotinate phosphoribosyltransferase, translating into MFHVADFEAVKGGEVVDVYFTRTKQILEAKGIDVRVKAEFICKGLPAGWEWAVLAGLEEALSLLSDFEVKVRAMPEGTVFRSFEPVMEIEGRYLEFGHLETAVLGLICQASGVATMAARCRKAAGDSSLFSFGARRMHPALAPMLERNAWIGGCDGVAVGLGAALVGQEPVGTMPHALILIMGDTLAATEAFDEVIDPSVQRISLIDTFQDEKFEALRVAEAMGDRLWGIRLDTPGSRRGNMARIVEEVRWELELAGHPDVKIAVSGGLNEETLASLAPIVDAFGVGTAISNAPVVDFSMDIIEIDGRPVAKRGKRAGSKSVMRCSHCFQDQVVPLGRDPEPCPCQEGKWRPLLAPQPAEQPGPEAIRNHVLEQLPHFPLNPRK